In Actinoplanes derwentensis, the following proteins share a genomic window:
- a CDS encoding helix-turn-helix domain-containing protein, protein MTQDAEVDALVRARIRGLRLAKGWSLDDLAGRCHLSPSTLSRIETGHRRIGLDQLTAIARALGASLDQLVDSGGDAVVIKPHHHPERGITTWVLAGEQGRTGMTVARMRVTRPASRRPEDLRVHPGKDWFTVLSGTVELVLGDRLVVVEAGEAASFSTMVPHSFGARGGPAEVIAVLTPDGERTHVDN, encoded by the coding sequence ATGACGCAAGACGCTGAGGTGGACGCGCTCGTCCGGGCCCGGATTCGGGGGCTGCGGCTCGCCAAGGGCTGGTCCCTCGACGATCTGGCGGGCCGCTGTCATCTGAGCCCCTCGACACTGAGCCGGATCGAGACCGGGCACCGGCGGATCGGCCTGGACCAGCTCACCGCCATCGCCCGAGCGTTGGGGGCGAGCCTGGATCAGCTCGTCGATTCCGGTGGTGACGCCGTGGTGATCAAGCCGCATCACCACCCGGAGCGGGGGATCACGACGTGGGTGCTAGCCGGTGAACAGGGCCGCACCGGGATGACGGTGGCCCGGATGCGGGTCACCCGTCCGGCGTCACGACGGCCCGAGGATCTGCGGGTGCATCCGGGCAAGGACTGGTTCACCGTGCTGTCCGGCACGGTGGAACTGGTTCTCGGCGACCGTCTCGTGGTGGTCGAAGCGGGCGAGGCGGCCTCGTTCTCGACGATGGTCCCGCACTCGTTCGGCGCCCGCGGCGGCCCGGCCGAGGTGATCGCTGTCCTGACCCCGGACGGCGAGCGCACCCACGTCGACAACTGA
- a CDS encoding LacI family DNA-binding transcriptional regulator: MAVTLADVARLAGVSPATVSRVINDSAKKVNEDLRERVLAAVRELHYVPNAHAQNVARPRKSAVGVIVHDVSDPYFAEITRGLQRQAGAHDRLLVICNSYREPERELAYVGLLRAQQVHALILAGSGYHDDQFTERLNGELNAYQQAGGRVAVIGRHRLVGSAVLPGNEIGAHALGLRVLGLGHRDVGVIAGPRYLTTTTDRLTGFRRAFDELGVPLPASRIVYSDFTRDGGATATAGLLDAQPNLTALITLNDSMAVGALATLRERGIRVPDDISVTGFDDMPIARDVTPALTTVKLPLVEMGERAMALALGDSAEPHIEAADATLIWRSSCTAPTTPD; the protein is encoded by the coding sequence ATGGCGGTCACCCTGGCGGATGTCGCACGGCTTGCCGGGGTGTCCCCGGCGACCGTTTCGCGCGTCATCAACGACAGCGCGAAGAAGGTCAACGAGGACCTGCGTGAGCGGGTCCTCGCCGCGGTCCGCGAACTGCACTACGTGCCCAACGCGCACGCCCAGAACGTGGCCCGCCCCCGCAAATCCGCGGTCGGCGTGATCGTGCACGACGTCTCCGACCCGTACTTCGCCGAGATCACCCGCGGGCTGCAACGCCAGGCGGGCGCGCACGACCGGCTCCTGGTGATCTGCAACAGCTACCGGGAACCGGAACGCGAACTGGCCTACGTCGGGTTGCTGCGCGCCCAGCAGGTGCACGCGCTGATCCTGGCCGGTTCCGGCTACCACGACGACCAGTTCACCGAACGGCTCAACGGTGAACTCAACGCGTACCAGCAGGCCGGCGGCCGGGTCGCGGTGATCGGCCGGCACCGGCTCGTCGGCAGCGCGGTCCTGCCCGGCAACGAGATCGGCGCCCACGCCCTCGGCCTGCGCGTGCTCGGACTCGGGCACCGCGACGTCGGGGTGATCGCCGGGCCCCGCTACCTGACCACCACCACCGACCGGCTCACCGGTTTCCGCCGCGCCTTCGACGAGTTGGGCGTCCCACTGCCCGCGTCCCGGATCGTCTACTCCGACTTCACCCGCGACGGCGGCGCCACCGCCACCGCCGGGCTCCTCGACGCACAGCCCAACCTGACCGCCCTGATCACCCTGAACGACTCGATGGCCGTCGGCGCCCTGGCCACCCTCCGCGAACGCGGCATCCGCGTCCCCGACGACATCTCGGTGACCGGATTCGACGACATGCCCATCGCCCGGGACGTCACGCCCGCCCTCACCACCGTCAAACTTCCCCTGGTCGAGATGGGCGAACGGGCGATGGCCCTGGCCCTCGGCGACAGCGCCGAACCCCACATCGAGGCCGCCGACGCCACCTTGATCTGGCGCTCCAGCTGCACCGCCCCCACCACCCCGGACTGA
- the gap gene encoding type I glyceraldehyde-3-phosphate dehydrogenase, producing the protein MRIAINGFGRIGRSVLRASIQRGTDVEIVAVNDLADSRTLAHLLRYDSTLGRFPGTVEAAGDHLIVDGRKIAVTAEPDPARLPWQDIDVAVESTGRFTAGAGVHVTRKVLVTAPAKDADITIAYGINHGDYDPARHRIVSNASCTTNALAPVASVLDDLAGIEAGSMTTIHAYTQEQNLQDGPHRDLRRARAAGVNIAPTTTGAATAIGAVLPRLAGRLAGYSVRVPVPVGSLVELNALVSREVTVEQINSAFEAAASGPLRGVLVYSTDPLVSSDITGDPASSVFDSLLTAANGRLVKAVAWYDNEWGFANRVVDTLTLLSR; encoded by the coding sequence ATGAGAATCGCCATCAACGGATTCGGCCGGATCGGTCGCAGTGTCTTACGAGCTTCGATCCAGCGGGGTACGGACGTCGAGATCGTCGCCGTCAACGACCTGGCCGACAGCCGTACGCTCGCCCATCTGCTCCGCTACGACAGCACCCTCGGACGGTTCCCCGGAACGGTCGAAGCCGCCGGGGACCACCTGATCGTCGACGGCCGCAAGATCGCGGTGACCGCCGAGCCCGACCCGGCCCGGCTGCCCTGGCAGGACATCGACGTGGCCGTGGAGTCCACCGGCCGGTTCACCGCCGGCGCCGGAGTGCACGTCACCCGCAAGGTCCTGGTCACCGCACCGGCCAAGGACGCGGACATCACCATCGCGTACGGGATCAACCACGGTGACTACGACCCGGCCCGCCACCGGATCGTCTCCAACGCCTCCTGCACCACCAACGCGCTCGCCCCGGTCGCCTCGGTCCTCGACGACCTGGCCGGCATCGAAGCCGGGTCGATGACCACGATCCACGCCTACACCCAGGAGCAGAACCTGCAGGACGGCCCGCACCGCGACCTGCGCCGGGCCCGGGCCGCCGGGGTCAACATCGCGCCCACCACCACCGGAGCGGCCACCGCGATCGGGGCCGTGCTGCCCCGCCTCGCCGGCAGACTCGCCGGGTACTCGGTGCGGGTCCCGGTTCCGGTCGGCTCCCTGGTCGAGCTGAACGCCCTGGTCAGCCGGGAGGTGACGGTCGAGCAGATCAACAGCGCGTTCGAGGCTGCGGCGTCCGGGCCACTGCGCGGTGTGCTGGTCTACTCCACCGATCCACTGGTCTCCTCGGACATCACCGGCGACCCCGCGTCGTCCGTTTTCGATTCCCTGCTGACCGCCGCGAACGGCCGGCTCGTCAAAGCGGTGGCCTGGTACGACAACGAGTGGGGCTTCGCCAACCGGGTCGTGGACACATTGACGTTGCTGTCCCGCTAA
- a CDS encoding GlxA family transcriptional regulator, translated as MRPHRIAVLVLPGANPLDVGIISQIFAPRHGLGYELRHCSVTPGPVPGRDGLGYTVEYGLELLHDADTVVVTAFNTYESPPALPVLDALRGAAARGSRMVSICTAAFALAAAGLLDGRRATTHWQRTATLQRLYPEISVVSDVLFVDEGDVLTSAGLAAGIDLCLHMIRRDHGVQASNDVARTIIAAPYRSGGQPQLVPRSLPEPLGDVFAATREWALRRLNEPIGVPEMARHARVSTRTFGRRFVEDTGYTPMQWILRARVDMARWYLESSALGVEQIAGHVGLGTGANLRLHFQRILGTTPTEYRREFGGKLAGSGASATFFTAGRGEESTA; from the coding sequence GTGCGACCACATCGAATCGCGGTCCTGGTATTACCGGGTGCCAATCCCCTGGACGTGGGGATCATCAGCCAGATCTTCGCGCCCCGGCACGGCCTGGGGTACGAACTGCGGCACTGTTCGGTCACCCCCGGACCGGTTCCGGGGCGGGACGGGCTCGGCTATACGGTCGAGTACGGTCTGGAGCTCCTGCATGACGCGGACACCGTCGTCGTGACCGCTTTCAATACCTACGAGTCTCCGCCGGCCTTGCCGGTCCTCGACGCTCTACGTGGCGCGGCAGCCCGCGGATCCCGGATGGTCTCGATCTGCACGGCGGCGTTCGCGCTCGCGGCGGCAGGGTTGCTCGACGGGCGGCGGGCTACGACACACTGGCAGCGCACTGCCACTCTGCAACGCCTTTATCCCGAAATATCGGTTGTTTCGGACGTGCTGTTCGTCGACGAAGGGGACGTGCTCACCTCGGCCGGACTCGCCGCCGGCATCGATCTGTGCCTGCACATGATCCGCCGCGACCACGGCGTGCAAGCGTCCAACGACGTGGCCCGGACCATCATCGCCGCGCCCTACCGCAGCGGCGGCCAGCCCCAGCTCGTCCCGCGCAGCCTGCCCGAACCTCTCGGCGACGTCTTCGCCGCCACCCGCGAATGGGCCCTGCGGCGTCTGAACGAGCCGATCGGTGTCCCCGAGATGGCCCGGCACGCACGGGTGTCGACCCGCACGTTCGGCCGCCGGTTCGTCGAGGACACCGGCTACACCCCGATGCAGTGGATCCTGCGGGCCCGCGTCGACATGGCCCGCTGGTACCTGGAGAGTTCGGCGCTGGGCGTCGAGCAGATCGCCGGGCACGTCGGCCTCGGCACCGGCGCCAACCTGCGGCTGCACTTCCAGCGGATCCTCGGGACGACACCGACCGAGTACCGCAGGGAGTTTGGCGGAAAGCTTGCGGGATCCGGCGCTTCCGCGACTTTTTTCACAGCCGGCCGGGGCGAAGAGTCGACGGCATGA
- a CDS encoding LacI family DNA-binding transcriptional regulator has translation MREDRNRSTGRPTLEEVAARAGVGRGTVSRVVNGSAQVSPKARSAVQDAIDALGYVPNRAARALVTQRTDSIALVIFESGERFFAEPFFGRIVQSISSVLVARNLQMVLMIAQAPEERRQLEGYLTRQHVDGALLLSLHGDDPLPAVLEERGVPTVRAGRPYHPEPVSFVDADNRAGARAAVTYLREQGRRCIATITGPLDMAVGIARFDGYRDVVGEGPAARGDFGELSGATAMEWLLQQYPQIDAVFCASDMMAAGALRVLRRAGRRVPQDVAVVGFDDSVVARHTDPPLTSVYQPVEQMGQEMVRLLLTKIDGEEHTDWETVLPTRLILRGSA, from the coding sequence ATGAGGGAAGACCGGAACCGCTCGACCGGGCGCCCGACCTTGGAAGAGGTCGCAGCCCGGGCCGGAGTGGGTCGTGGGACCGTGTCCCGGGTTGTCAACGGGTCGGCGCAGGTGAGCCCCAAGGCGCGATCGGCAGTGCAGGACGCCATCGACGCTCTTGGTTATGTACCGAACCGGGCGGCCCGAGCGCTCGTCACGCAGCGCACTGACTCGATCGCTCTGGTGATCTTCGAGTCGGGGGAGCGGTTCTTTGCTGAGCCGTTCTTCGGCCGGATAGTGCAGTCGATATCGTCCGTGCTGGTGGCCCGCAATCTGCAGATGGTCCTGATGATCGCGCAGGCCCCCGAGGAACGCCGTCAGCTCGAGGGTTACCTGACCCGCCAGCACGTCGACGGCGCCCTGTTGCTCTCATTGCACGGTGACGATCCGTTACCGGCGGTCCTGGAGGAGCGGGGGGTGCCGACGGTCCGCGCCGGCCGGCCGTACCACCCGGAACCGGTCAGTTTCGTCGACGCCGACAACCGGGCCGGGGCCCGCGCCGCCGTCACCTACCTGCGGGAGCAGGGCCGCCGCTGCATCGCCACGATCACCGGTCCGCTCGACATGGCGGTGGGTATCGCCCGGTTCGACGGTTACCGCGACGTGGTCGGCGAGGGACCCGCGGCCCGCGGCGACTTCGGCGAGCTGAGCGGCGCGACCGCGATGGAATGGCTGCTCCAGCAGTACCCACAGATCGACGCGGTCTTCTGCGCCTCCGACATGATGGCCGCCGGTGCGCTGCGCGTGCTGCGCCGGGCCGGGCGCCGGGTGCCGCAGGACGTCGCAGTCGTCGGTTTCGACGACTCGGTCGTCGCCCGGCACACCGACCCGCCGCTGACCAGCGTCTATCAGCCGGTCGAGCAGATGGGCCAGGAGATGGTCCGCCTCCTGCTCACCAAGATCGACGGCGAAGAGCACACCGACTGGGAGACCGTGCTCCCGACCCGCCTGATCTTGCGTGGGTCCGCTTAA
- a CDS encoding serine/threonine-protein kinase, with protein sequence MHEVWPDTGVLLASRYRLVTLLETGGMAQVWRATDELLDRPVAVKLPAGDTRAAHLAWREARLAARLSHPGIAAVHDYREAVRPDGSVAPFVVMELLAGETVAARLCDLGGPMPWGEAVSIGTAVAEALAAAHAAGVVHRDIKPGNVMLCPGGVKLLDFGISAAAGEPDDDETGASFGTPAYAAPERLDGKPAEPATDLYGLGVLLFEMVTGDPPYDVNTWEELAAALVHGPTPLPEALPGRLRELVMRCLDEDPHRRPTAAQARRVLSRLIPSAPARLTIPLPGRPPTGHAKVPATAGAVTQSTPVVRRVAVGAALLAFAVAFVFAVQAVGTSSREGEFAAGPADTTEPTVSVTENAETPPPVPPSVSPSPSPSAGSPSPSAAVTSASQAITAALTVDVALRRVRTAVERGEEQGEIRQDVALDFENLLRLIDPDSGDDLTDQVDQLRRKVRQRLNEGGLSENQAAILQERIADLRAVV encoded by the coding sequence ATGCACGAAGTTTGGCCGGACACCGGTGTCCTGCTCGCCTCCCGATACCGCCTGGTGACGCTGTTGGAGACCGGCGGCATGGCGCAGGTCTGGCGGGCGACCGACGAGTTGCTGGACAGGCCGGTCGCGGTCAAGCTTCCGGCCGGTGACACCCGGGCCGCGCACCTGGCCTGGCGGGAGGCCCGGCTCGCCGCGCGGCTGTCCCATCCGGGCATCGCCGCCGTGCACGACTACCGGGAGGCGGTCCGGCCGGACGGTTCGGTCGCCCCGTTCGTGGTGATGGAACTACTGGCCGGGGAGACGGTGGCGGCCCGGCTCTGCGACCTCGGCGGGCCGATGCCGTGGGGTGAGGCGGTGTCGATCGGTACCGCGGTCGCCGAGGCTCTGGCCGCCGCGCACGCCGCCGGCGTGGTGCACCGTGACATCAAACCGGGCAACGTGATGCTCTGCCCCGGCGGTGTCAAACTCCTCGACTTCGGGATCAGTGCCGCCGCCGGTGAGCCGGACGACGACGAGACCGGCGCCAGTTTCGGCACGCCCGCCTACGCGGCCCCGGAACGACTGGACGGCAAACCCGCCGAACCCGCGACCGATCTGTACGGGCTGGGCGTGCTGCTGTTCGAGATGGTCACCGGTGATCCGCCGTACGACGTCAACACCTGGGAGGAACTGGCCGCCGCCCTCGTGCACGGGCCCACTCCCCTGCCGGAGGCGCTGCCCGGCCGGCTGCGGGAGCTGGTGATGCGCTGCCTCGACGAGGACCCGCACCGCCGCCCGACCGCCGCGCAGGCCCGCCGGGTGCTGTCCCGGCTGATCCCGTCCGCCCCGGCCCGGCTGACCATTCCGCTGCCGGGCCGACCACCCACCGGTCACGCCAAGGTCCCGGCCACCGCGGGCGCCGTCACACAGAGCACACCGGTGGTACGCCGGGTGGCGGTCGGCGCCGCCCTGCTCGCGTTCGCCGTCGCGTTCGTCTTCGCCGTGCAGGCCGTCGGGACGTCCAGCCGGGAGGGTGAGTTCGCCGCCGGGCCGGCCGACACCACCGAACCCACGGTGTCCGTCACCGAGAACGCCGAGACACCACCGCCGGTTCCGCCCAGCGTGTCGCCGAGCCCTTCGCCCTCGGCCGGCTCACCCAGCCCGTCGGCCGCCGTCACCTCGGCGAGTCAGGCGATCACCGCGGCGCTGACCGTCGACGTGGCGCTGCGCCGGGTGCGGACCGCCGTCGAACGGGGCGAGGAACAGGGCGAGATCCGGCAGGACGTGGCCCTCGACTTCGAGAACCTGCTGCGCCTGATCGACCCGGACTCCGGCGACGACCTCACCGACCAGGTCGACCAGCTGCGGCGCAAGGTGCGTCAGCGGCTCAACGAGGGCGGCCTCTCCGAGAACCAGGCGGCCATCCTGCAGGAACGCATCGCCGACCTACGAGCCGTGGTCTGA
- a CDS encoding GGDEF domain-containing protein, translating into MAPPLSTRLLRDPGLIALTVVAVLVVGACLLDVGTSYGQLVACAIITPILDVFQFHLARRVCALPGLPRYAHRFWRAISVAGLFYLSGDLVQLATILNDPGLEENIAHPVQSLTLMAGMITICVAAMRPGDPAGRSRRDRLRMTLDTMIVSSASAVVAWALMSRPDTGSQGAGDHLLALFGCGVILCAAYAALRAALTGVAPASLAAAAPLAVSTVFLAASNILLPTGAVTDVGTQMALLLVPSFIVLAAPRIQVLQGRAGLEGQWLSLRTRQYGNLPYAGTVVCAATLVIVLATSGLGVSAWGALAGLLANVGMVIARQVLTLAENNSLIEEVQDRERRLTALLEQLRFQAGHDELTGLANRRQFTAAMAERSGDATVLLIDLNRFKQINDTYGHAAGDAMLRHVTGLLLECAGPGDLPARLGGDEFAVLAAGDAAAGEQIAARLRTALNRPARIAGRPIRPGASIGVASGPADDPDQLLHTADLRMYEEKQRSRAVV; encoded by the coding sequence ATGGCGCCACCGTTGTCCACCCGGCTGCTGCGTGACCCCGGACTGATCGCGCTGACCGTGGTGGCCGTGCTGGTGGTCGGCGCGTGTCTGCTGGACGTGGGCACCTCGTACGGTCAACTGGTCGCCTGCGCGATCATCACGCCGATCCTGGACGTGTTCCAGTTCCACCTCGCCCGCCGGGTCTGCGCGCTGCCCGGTCTGCCGCGGTACGCCCACCGGTTCTGGCGGGCGATCTCGGTTGCCGGGCTGTTCTACCTCAGCGGCGACCTGGTGCAGCTGGCGACGATCCTGAACGATCCGGGCCTCGAGGAGAACATCGCCCATCCGGTGCAGTCGCTGACCCTGATGGCCGGGATGATCACGATCTGTGTGGCCGCGATGCGCCCCGGCGACCCGGCTGGCCGGTCTCGCCGGGACCGGCTCCGGATGACGCTGGACACCATGATCGTCAGCAGTGCGTCGGCCGTGGTGGCCTGGGCGTTGATGAGCCGGCCGGACACCGGGAGCCAGGGTGCCGGCGACCACCTGCTGGCCCTGTTCGGCTGCGGTGTGATCCTGTGCGCGGCGTACGCGGCGCTGCGGGCGGCCCTGACCGGGGTCGCCCCGGCCAGTCTTGCCGCCGCCGCCCCGCTCGCGGTCTCGACGGTGTTCCTGGCCGCGTCGAACATTCTGCTGCCCACCGGCGCCGTGACGGACGTCGGCACCCAGATGGCGCTGCTGCTCGTCCCGTCCTTCATCGTGCTCGCCGCACCCCGGATCCAGGTGCTTCAAGGGCGGGCCGGTCTGGAGGGGCAGTGGCTTAGCCTGCGGACCCGGCAGTACGGCAACCTGCCCTACGCCGGGACCGTGGTCTGCGCGGCCACGCTGGTGATCGTGCTGGCCACCAGCGGCCTGGGTGTCTCCGCGTGGGGCGCCCTGGCCGGGCTGCTGGCCAACGTCGGCATGGTGATCGCCCGGCAGGTGCTGACGCTGGCCGAGAACAACAGCCTGATCGAGGAGGTCCAGGACCGGGAGCGGCGGCTCACCGCCCTGCTGGAGCAGTTGCGGTTCCAGGCCGGCCATGACGAACTGACCGGGCTGGCGAACCGCCGCCAGTTCACCGCGGCGATGGCGGAGCGGTCCGGCGACGCCACGGTACTGCTGATCGACCTCAACCGTTTCAAACAGATCAATGACACGTACGGGCATGCCGCCGGGGACGCCATGCTGAGACACGTGACCGGTCTCCTGCTGGAGTGCGCCGGCCCGGGCGACCTGCCGGCTCGTCTGGGTGGCGACGAGTTCGCCGTCCTGGCCGCCGGTGACGCGGCCGCGGGCGAGCAGATCGCGGCCCGGCTGCGGACGGCCTTGAACCGTCCGGCCCGGATCGCCGGCCGGCCGATCCGCCCGGGCGCGAGCATCGGCGTGGCCAGCGGGCCGGCCGACGACCCGGACCAGCTGCTGCACACCGCCGACCTGCGGATGTACGAGGAGAAACAGCGAAGCCGGGCCGTCGTGTGA